Proteins encoded by one window of Kribbella italica:
- a CDS encoding Mrp/NBP35 family ATP-binding protein — MAPSADQVTAALGSVIDPEIKKPITELGMVESVVVKTDGVVAVKILLTVSGCPMKDTLRRDTVAAVSALDGVTAVEVELGVMSTEQRAALQTQLRGGVAEKEIPFSRADSLTKVFAIASGKGGVGKSSVTVNLAVAMAAKGLSVGVLDADIYGHSIPAMFGIADEKPTAVDDMIMPVPAYGVKVISIGMLKPKRDQVVAWRGPILDRALVQMLADVYWGDLDVLLLDLPPGTGDIAISVGQRLTTAEVIVVTTPQEAAAEVAERAGTMAQMVHQRVAGVIENMSFLPCPHCGPEHRIEIFGTGGGLRVSETLSARLGYPIPLLGEIPLDERLRSGGDLGQPLAMSDPDTPASQVIVDIAERLGGKPRGLLGRQLGLSPVGR, encoded by the coding sequence ATGGCTCCCTCTGCTGACCAGGTGACCGCTGCGCTCGGGTCGGTCATCGATCCCGAGATCAAGAAACCGATCACCGAGCTGGGCATGGTCGAGTCCGTCGTGGTGAAGACCGACGGCGTGGTCGCGGTGAAGATCCTGCTGACCGTGTCCGGCTGCCCGATGAAGGACACGCTGCGGCGGGACACGGTCGCCGCGGTGAGTGCGCTCGACGGCGTGACCGCGGTGGAGGTCGAGCTGGGGGTCATGTCGACCGAGCAGCGCGCGGCTCTGCAGACCCAGTTGCGGGGTGGGGTCGCGGAGAAGGAGATCCCGTTCTCGCGGGCGGACTCGTTGACGAAGGTGTTCGCGATCGCCTCCGGCAAGGGCGGCGTCGGCAAGTCGTCGGTGACGGTGAACCTGGCGGTCGCGATGGCGGCCAAGGGGCTGTCGGTCGGCGTACTGGACGCGGACATCTACGGGCACTCGATCCCCGCGATGTTCGGGATCGCCGACGAGAAGCCGACCGCGGTCGACGACATGATCATGCCGGTGCCCGCGTACGGCGTGAAGGTGATCTCGATCGGCATGCTGAAGCCGAAGCGCGACCAGGTGGTCGCCTGGCGCGGGCCGATCCTGGACCGCGCGCTGGTGCAGATGCTGGCCGACGTGTACTGGGGCGACCTCGACGTCCTGCTGCTCGACCTGCCGCCGGGGACCGGCGACATCGCGATCTCGGTCGGCCAGCGGCTGACCACCGCCGAGGTCATCGTCGTGACGACCCCGCAGGAGGCCGCCGCCGAGGTGGCCGAGCGGGCCGGCACGATGGCGCAGATGGTGCACCAGCGCGTCGCGGGCGTCATCGAGAACATGTCGTTCCTGCCCTGCCCGCACTGCGGCCCCGAGCACCGCATCGAGATCTTCGGCACCGGCGGCGGCCTGCGCGTCTCCGAGACCCTCTCGGCCCGCCTCGGCTACCCGATCCCCCTGCTCGGCGAGATCCCGCTCGACGAACGCCTCCGCAGCGGCGGCGACCTCGGCCAGCCCCTGGCGATGTCCGACCCGGACACCCCCGCCTCCCAGGTCATCGTCGACATCGCCGAACGCCTCGGCGGCAAACCCCGAGGCCTCCTCGGCCGCCAACTCGGCCTTTCTCCGGTCGGCCGCTGA